ataggattaataggatactgataccaacaagttgcaacttctttttcggaagccggtctccaaagaactccgaggttaagcgtgcttggcccggagcaatttggggatgggtcaCCGACCGGGAATtgattcccgggtgcgcacgagtgaggacaaagtgtgcagaaaagacatgtgttggtctgtgagggcaaTCTGTGTTCTAGTTAAGCTGCAAGAAGTAAGCGgacccggcctcggggaggcagAACGTTACACATCCcctgctcccccccccccggcggcgAAGCTTGGGCGGGACTCCGGGCCGCGGCGTCGCGCGGAGGTGCCGGCGGGACGCCAGGTCGCGGTGTCGCGCGGACCTCAGCCGTGCggtgagcgggcggcggcgggcgcggacgGCAGTGTGCGCGGCAGACGCGGTCGCCGGTGGACCCCGGCAGCGGCACactttcctcctctctccctctctcctccttcaGGTGGCGCGGCGGACAGGCAGGCATCGTGCCACGCTGGCTTGTGCCGGACGAACGGAGAAGCCCCTAGATTTGGGGGATCTTGCCTCGTCCGCAACAATTGCTGACGGTTTACCGTCCCTCACTGCAGCTCGATCGTCCGGTATACGGTCCTTCAGGATGGGTACCGAACCCCGGTGTGGACAGCCTTAGTCAAGCGCGGGGATCAAGGCCCGGGGATTTTGTTCAAGTGCTTTGACCAGGATTGCTATCAGCACAGCTCGTACTACTCCACTAACCAGGATTTGTTTGGGTGTTCAGTGTCTATTACAGTTGCCGTCACTCTTCCCGCCACGAGTAATCTGGGTTCATTACCACACGGGCTGGTAGTAGTAGTAAGTAGGACAGGCGTACAGCCCGGCCGGATTGCTCTGCAAGCCAAAGCATTGGGGAACAAGTCGAGAGGGGCTCCTCCTCGGCTATcgtgttcttttcctttttctaccACTGCTCGGTAATCCAGAAGCAAATCGGCCAGAGCTGCGAGGAAACAAAGCAGCTCAACAAGTTCACAGTTTCACACGTCCCCGGTGGAGTAGGAAGTCCACGGCGACAGGCGAGCCGGCGTGCCGTGCCCTGGAAGCCTGCCCGGCCCATCCCGGACGGACGACTCCTCGCCTAGGGTTCCCATGGCCTAACACGGCACCTCGGGCCCACCCGTGCGACCCACTTCCACGTGGGCCCTGCCTCACGTCCCCGGCTCTATATAAACCCGTCCACCGGAGCTCCAAGCCACGCAGCAAACTGCAAACCCGAGCACACCACCACCATTATTAGCTGCCACTCGAAGAGGAAAGGAAGCATCTTGATCCATCTTGAGTGGTAGGGTCCAGCAGGAGCGAGCGGCGAGCCATGGAGAAGGCGGCCGAGAATGcgagccaggcggcggcgccgctgaagCTGTTCGGGTCGTGGGCGAGCTCCTACACGCACCGCGTGCAGCTGGCGCTGCGCCTCAAGGGGCTGGACTTCGAGTACGCGGAGGAGGACCTCGGGAGCAAGAGCGCCGAGCTGCTGCGCCACAACCCCGTGTACAAGAAGGTGCCCGTGCTCGTCCACGGCGGCCGCGCGCTCCCGGAGTCCGTCATCATCCTCCAGTACCTCGACGACGCCTGGCCGGAGACCCGCCCGCTCCTCCCCGCCGACGCCTTCGACCGCGCGCTCGCGCGCTTCTGGTGCCACTTCGCCGACGACAAGGTGCGTCGATTGGGTTGGGTGTGGTGTGGCGTCTGCCTGCGCGTGCGATGGGACATGGCTGACACGCGTACGGGCAATTGATGTTCCTGATCGATGCAGCTCGGGCCGGCGGTGGGCGCGGTGTTCGCGTCGACGGGGGAGGAccaggaggcggcggtgcgccAGGTGCACGAGAACCTCGCCCTGATCGAGGCGGAGCTCCGCGACGGCGCGTTCAGGGGCCGGCGCttcttcggcggcggcgaggtgggccTCCTGGACGTCGTCCTCGGCTGCGGCTCCTACTGGCTCGCcgtgttcgaggaggtgaccgGGGTGCGCCTCGTGGACGCCGACGCGTTCCCGCTCTTCCACGCCTGGCTGCGCGACTTCGAGGCCCTGGACGAGGTCCGCGAGACCATCCCCGCCGTCGACCGCCTGCTCGAGTACGCCCGCGGCGTGCGCCACATGCTGCTCggccacgccggcgccggcgccgcggccgccaccccGGCCGAGGCGCCTGCTCCGGCTCCCGCGGCTGACATCGCCGTTGACATCTGATCGTTCCACAGGACGCCGCCGTGCGGGCGCCGTCCGGCTGCTGGTGATCAGTAGCTAGGTAGCTAGTAGCAGTATGATTTGCCGTGTCGATGGCGCCATGTGAGGCGTGCGGGGGACTGTTGAGGCTGCGTGCCCGCCCGGAGTGCGCGCCTCTGCGTTCAGTGCTCACGCCTGAAGAGGCGCAGTCTGTCTAGGTGTCTAGTTTGTTTTCTCAacttcgtcgtcgtcgtcctgtTAATCTCTGTCTGCCCTGAGTCCTTGTGGCTGGGAATCTTATGTGTATCTACTACTAGTAACCTAGCAGTTTAGCTTGCTTGTTTAAATGTGTAATCTAGCAGTTTAGCTTGCTTGTTTAAATGTTAGCCATGTGCATGCCCGTGGTTAATTtcttctactccctccgtcctaaaatataaatatttatcgATTTCCGCGATTCATATTTGACCAtttgttttattcaaaaaaatttgtgaaaatattatttattttgttatgacaTGTTTTATCATCGTATATATTTTAAGTATatcataattatttttatatttttataaattttttaaataatacgAATGGTCAAAAGGAAATCAGCAAAAATCAATAAATAattatattttggaacggagtgAGTAGTTTCATAGTACGGTCTGATAAGATTTCTTTCACCTTGCAGTGCTAGAGTACCAATAATTTACTGACAACTACTAGCCACTGATCACGGATTGCTGAGCGCTGTTAACTCGTGTGCTAGTACGAAGGTGCTCGCAGCTCGCTGCTCACCGCCAgtggcagcagcaggggcaCCCCCTGCGGCACGGGAAATGCATTTAAGCAAAGCTGCGGCGCAACTGATCAAGAGTCAATCTGCGCACGCACCGATCTCCTTCCCCTCTTGCTCCGTCTGCTGCAGAATTGATGAGCGCGCGTGCCTTCCCCTGCCTGAATCCGGTAGGGTACCTGCTCGTGCTGCAGGGCGCCCATTCATCTGCCTCAGCACACGGATCTGTTTCCCACATCGATGACGACGCGTGGGACATCCTACACGTGGAGCGACTGCGCGCCGAAGCATCGCCGTACGAGCCAACCTAGATCCGGTTCCAAAACTCAGCACGATTTTTCAACAAAAACAAACGAACGCGAAGGTTTCCCATTTTCCTTTTGAAACGTGCAAGATTTCCGTCTCACATCTCCTTGCGAGGACCAGCAGCTGAAAATCCTGTAGCGGATCTCCACCGCAGCAAAAGCAACAAACTGCGGCATGCGGACAAACCCTGCGGTAGATTAATGGCGATCCGTCGGAACGAAGCGCGCCGAGACAAAGGGTTCCGAAACCGCACGAGCTGCCGCGCGGCAGGCTGCAGGTGTCCCAGGGCGCCGAGCTCCGGAGCCGGTCAGCGCCGATTCCGGCCGCTGCTGCTGGGAACCGGAGCCGGGGCACGGCGGGGGGAGAATCCGAAGCACCCCAGCGGCCAGCGCGGCGCGGGCCACTCGGATCGTCGGCGCCACCCACGGCAGCGCCGCACGGGTTTGAAACGGGCGGCGCTGCGCTGCTGCTCGCGGCCGTGGGCGCGGGGCGCACGTGAAGGGGGGGGCGCTGCGCGCCTCTGCGCCGGCGATTACTGTGCGCGAGCAGGCAGTGCGCGCGGGTGGCCGCAGGCAGGACGGGCTCATTACTTGCGCGCCATGCGCGCCGGCGCACGTAGTACCAGTACCCATTCACTCCCCCCGCGTGCAATGCAGGCGCCGAGTTAAAATTGTATTGAATTGAATAGTGGTGAGCGCCGGTCCCTCCCTACTCTTTCCGCAGCTCTTTACAACAGTACAGGATCGGCCGTGCTTAAGCATGGGCACTCAATAAGGCTATTGTACAATGCCacatttttacattttttttccttgacAATTCCACTGCTGGTGCTCATGAGTAGCACTTGTGAACTTTCAACCCACGAAAAAAAACTGATCATGTCCatactttctttcttttttaccGTTGTTTTCGGAATTCGTCTCGTCCACACCGttgctgcgcgcgcgcgcgtgctgaCGTGCACCCTTGCCCTcggcctccctcctctcctgctGCTGACATTGGATCCCATGCCGTCCAGTCATCCTAACCATCCGCATCGAGTGCAAAGCGCGCGGGCACTCAAGTGAGAAGGCACGAGACAAATGAATAGCGGTTACGGGCAGACATGGATAAATGGATTCAAGCCGTTTCCGGCAGAGCGTCGATGCTCCTTTTGACCCCGCAGCGATCACTTGCTTTATACAGAGAGAACAGAGAAGGAAGGGCACGGAGATCGCTCGCACTTTCCTGCGGAGGATctaagcatgcatgcatgcatgcacgcatGTCCCCGTCCTCCCATCTCTTCGCAACCTTCCACGCGTCTGGGCGGCAGCTCTGGGCCGCCGACGAGACTCCACCAGTGGCCGGCGCGGTCCTCTCCGGCCCGTCCCAATGCTTTGAGCCTGTTCGGCTAACTGTATGAATAGTATAGAACTTGTAAAATAATAGTATTTTATGAGAAAAAataaaccgggacaaatcaagaAAATAAGCCGAATAGTCTTTTTGTTCGCCGATGCTGGAGCCCCCGAGCTGATCCCCACCAGCACCCAGCGGGGGGAGGGAGCGGGTTTTGATTTGAATCAATGATTcgcgacaaaaaaaaaagtgcgaTCCGGCGGCGTACGCAGCAATCTTCCCACGAGCACTTTCGTGACGGCATCCACAGCAGGCACTGACGCACGCGCGCGGGGGCGGGCTCCGATTGGCGCTTGGGTCTGGCTG
The nucleotide sequence above comes from Panicum virgatum strain AP13 chromosome 3K, P.virgatum_v5, whole genome shotgun sequence. Encoded proteins:
- the LOC120698688 gene encoding glutathione transferase GST 23-like; this translates as MEKAAENASQAAAPLKLFGSWASSYTHRVQLALRLKGLDFEYAEEDLGSKSAELLRHNPVYKKVPVLVHGGRALPESVIILQYLDDAWPETRPLLPADAFDRALARFWCHFADDKLGPAVGAVFASTGEDQEAAVRQVHENLALIEAELRDGAFRGRRFFGGGEVGLLDVVLGCGSYWLAVFEEVTGVRLVDADAFPLFHAWLRDFEALDEVRETIPAVDRLLEYARGVRHMLLGHAGAGAAAATPAEAPAPAPAADIAVDI